One window of Acidobacteriota bacterium genomic DNA carries:
- a CDS encoding helix-turn-helix domain-containing protein — MPRPALPLPISSDQRRVLEAWRDSLRTPRQVALRARIILLATAGASSRAVARALKTTPVTVLLWRKRFIQGGTQALLELAPGRGPRRQISRRKVRQIVEATRRAPPAGEKRWSVRSMARAQRVSQTTVQRIWDAYDLKPHLTGAVRGVRPAPGVVGLYLNLPDKLLVLVLHRRPAPGARMKSASLRRWMEALSELESRVVGDSRWRPRQQAFFTFLRQIERRVSSGPIHLVVDREGTHTQDAAQAWLKRRRFRLHPTPKGATWLDWAARWLGEVGRKRAPRRSSLEAMEQAVQRYLAANPVQPQPFAWLFAQKKSFGKPPDASGI; from the coding sequence GCCGCGTTCTGGAAGCCTGGCGGGATTCTCTCCGCACGCCTCGCCAGGTGGCGCTGCGGGCCCGGATCATCCTCCTGGCGACGGCCGGGGCTTCCAGCCGTGCGGTTGCCCGGGCCTTGAAAACTACCCCGGTCACGGTGCTTTTGTGGCGGAAGCGCTTTATCCAGGGAGGCACCCAGGCACTGCTCGAGCTGGCTCCCGGTCGAGGTCCGCGGCGGCAGATCTCACGGCGCAAGGTCCGGCAGATTGTCGAAGCGACGCGGCGGGCTCCCCCGGCAGGCGAGAAGCGCTGGAGCGTGCGGTCGATGGCCCGGGCCCAGCGGGTCAGCCAGACGACCGTGCAGCGGATCTGGGATGCATACGATCTCAAGCCTCACTTGACCGGGGCTGTTCGAGGCGTACGGCCGGCCCCGGGGGTTGTGGGACTCTACCTGAACCTGCCCGACAAGCTTCTGGTACTGGTGCTGCATCGGCGGCCCGCTCCGGGAGCCAGGATGAAGTCCGCCAGTTTGAGGCGCTGGATGGAAGCTCTGAGCGAACTCGAATCTCGAGTTGTGGGAGACAGCCGGTGGCGGCCCCGGCAGCAGGCCTTCTTCACCTTCCTGCGCCAGATCGAACGGAGGGTTTCCAGCGGCCCCATCCATCTGGTCGTGGACCGGGAGGGCACGCACACGCAGGATGCCGCCCAAGCCTGGCTCAAGCGCCGCCGCTTTCGCCTTCACCCCACGCCCAAGGGCGCCACGTGGTTGGACTGGGCAGCCCGATGGCTGGGAGAAGTAGGCCGGAAGCGCGCCCCCCGGAGAAGTTCCCTCGAAGCCATGGAGCAGGCGGTGCAACGCTACCTGGCAGCCAATCCTGTCCAACCCCAACCCTTTGCCTGGTTGTTCGCACAGAAGAAGTCGTTCGGCAAGCCTCCTGATGCTTCAGGTATCTGA